In one window of Aquimarina spinulae DNA:
- a CDS encoding RNA polymerase sigma factor — protein sequence MSKEYEFTRIIKENEGVIFKITTIYTDNYEDQKDLYQEIVYQLWKSYDSFKGDSKISTWMYRVGLNTAITRLKKEKRRGNQIEIYDVIMRQTEQYDTEFEERLKKLYAHIHNLNELDKGLILLLLEGKKYEEIAVITGLSPTNVGTKISRIKQKLKTQIVKK from the coding sequence ATGAGTAAAGAATACGAGTTTACTCGAATTATTAAGGAAAATGAAGGAGTTATTTTTAAGATAACTACCATTTATACCGATAATTACGAGGATCAAAAAGATCTCTACCAGGAAATTGTTTACCAATTATGGAAATCATACGATAGTTTTAAGGGAGATTCTAAAATTAGTACCTGGATGTATCGTGTAGGTCTTAATACTGCTATTACAAGATTAAAAAAAGAAAAACGAAGAGGAAATCAAATAGAAATATATGATGTGATCATGCGGCAAACCGAACAGTATGACACAGAATTTGAAGAGCGATTGAAAAAATTATATGCCCATATACATAACCTAAATGAATTAGATAAAGGGTTGATTTTACTGCTTTTAGAAGGTAAGAAATATGAAGAAATAGCAGTGATAACAGGTTTGTCTCCAACAAATGTTGGAACTAAAATTTCGAGGATTAAGCAAAAATTGAAAACGCAAATTGTAAAAAAATAA
- a CDS encoding M12 family metallopeptidase, giving the protein MKTKTVLNRFKVGALAVALSFASCQKNEDFDQNPDTIGGQDQFIEKYFLGDRVLVKKEDDGTYSLQGTDARLFEDQLTDTEVPLSDKLEPDAGINAKLGLGGGVRKWTNNTIVYVINGLSQSVRSELQKSMDEWTSKTNVRFKERTNESNYVTISSNGDNCNCGVATLGMNGSRGFIRLGTRTTAVVIIHEIGHTLGYIHEQNRSDRDNHIIINFDNIQNGAKDQFYKSNSATLLTRDFDIKSTMMYGSYTFSKNGKPTITDLNGNVLPRRQAALSTLDIEGTNKAYSSDGNPPVGTNPCKGVAEWVSGQSYSVGDKVTYRGFLYERDFTRWNRIAECKDTTPSADICEGVNEYSRNNSYTAGDKVTYNGFLYTLGTNGRWSNSGRCSS; this is encoded by the coding sequence ATGAAAACGAAAACCGTATTAAACCGATTTAAAGTCGGAGCCTTGGCAGTTGCTTTATCTTTTGCATCTTGTCAAAAAAATGAAGATTTTGATCAAAATCCAGATACTATTGGAGGACAAGATCAATTTATCGAAAAGTATTTCCTGGGAGACCGTGTTCTTGTAAAAAAAGAAGATGATGGAACTTATAGTCTACAAGGAACTGATGCCAGGTTATTTGAAGATCAATTAACCGATACAGAAGTTCCTCTTTCTGATAAACTAGAGCCAGATGCAGGAATAAATGCAAAGTTAGGACTTGGTGGAGGTGTTCGTAAATGGACAAATAATACTATAGTCTATGTAATTAATGGACTTAGCCAATCTGTGAGAAGTGAACTTCAAAAATCGATGGATGAATGGACAAGTAAAACTAATGTTCGTTTTAAAGAGCGTACTAATGAATCAAATTATGTTACCATTAGTAGTAATGGAGATAACTGTAATTGTGGTGTTGCGACTCTGGGAATGAATGGATCTAGAGGATTTATTCGTTTAGGTACTCGTACAACGGCTGTTGTGATTATTCATGAAATCGGACATACTTTAGGGTATATTCATGAGCAAAACCGTTCGGATAGAGATAATCATATTATTATCAATTTTGACAATATCCAGAATGGAGCTAAGGATCAGTTTTACAAAAGTAATTCGGCTACTTTGCTAACCAGGGATTTTGATATTAAATCTACAATGATGTATGGTAGTTATACATTTAGTAAAAACGGAAAACCTACCATAACAGATCTTAACGGAAATGTTTTACCAAGAAGACAAGCCGCGCTTTCTACTCTTGATATCGAAGGAACAAACAAAGCATATTCATCTGATGGTAACCCTCCTGTAGGAACCAACCCTTGTAAAGGTGTTGCAGAATGGGTAAGCGGACAAAGCTATTCTGTAGGAGATAAAGTAACGTACCGTGGATTCTTATACGAAAGAGATTTTACAAGATGGAACCGAATCGCAGAATGTAAAGACACCACTCCAAGTGCAGATATTTGTGAAGGAGTTAACGAATATAGCAGAAATAATAGCTATACAGCCGGAGATAAAGTAACCTATAACGGGTTTTTATACACATTAGGAACCAATGGAAGATGGAGCAACAGTGGACGTTGTAGTTCATAA
- a CDS encoding ArsR/SmtB family transcription factor, producing the protein MQDRITTILKAVADPTRREIFHALVVATTALPITQISSQFDISRQGITKHLKTLEGAGLINIDTKGRERFCQANANPLKEVNQWLKFYEQFWDGALDDLSNYLDTMS; encoded by the coding sequence ATGCAGGATAGAATCACCACAATATTAAAAGCTGTTGCTGATCCCACCAGACGTGAAATTTTTCACGCTTTGGTGGTTGCAACTACTGCCCTACCTATAACTCAGATATCAAGTCAATTCGATATTAGTCGCCAGGGTATTACCAAACACCTAAAAACCCTAGAAGGAGCAGGTTTGATTAATATAGATACCAAAGGAAGAGAGCGTTTCTGCCAGGCCAATGCTAATCCTTTGAAAGAAGTAAATCAATGGTTAAAGTTTTACGAACAATTCTGGGATGGTGCTCTAGATGATTTAAGTAATTATTTAGACACTATGTCTTAA
- a CDS encoding SRPBCC family protein: MKDVIIKEKILNHPIDKVWNAITDAKEISTWFIEADFKAEKGYQYIFNSSGEDCSPIKGEVKQANPYTLVYSWIVTEKPIETTVKWVLEETEGGTKLYLEHSGISGYKGETAVEMFNSFNGGWDNCISGLTDYLKQMVHAG, from the coding sequence ATGAAAGATGTAATAATCAAAGAGAAAATACTTAATCACCCTATTGATAAAGTATGGAACGCTATAACCGATGCCAAAGAGATTTCGACCTGGTTTATAGAAGCAGATTTTAAAGCCGAAAAAGGATATCAGTATATCTTTAACTCTTCTGGAGAAGATTGCTCTCCTATAAAAGGCGAGGTAAAACAAGCAAATCCTTATACTTTAGTATATTCGTGGATTGTAACAGAAAAACCAATAGAAACTACAGTTAAATGGGTATTAGAAGAAACCGAAGGAGGTACTAAATTATACCTGGAGCATTCTGGAATTTCTGGTTACAAAGGAGAAACTGCTGTTGAAATGTTTAATAGTTTTAATGGTGGATGGGATAATTGTATTTCGGGATTAACCGATTACCTTAAACAAATGGTTCATGCAGGATAG